One Macrobrachium rosenbergii isolate ZJJX-2024 chromosome 10, ASM4041242v1, whole genome shotgun sequence DNA window includes the following coding sequences:
- the LOC136843039 gene encoding uncharacterized protein: MMLVDTGATRSVFPPSGEDRRRPPDQTTCLTATNGSPILSYGTKLLSISILGQRYSWEFIIADVRTPILGVDFLAHFSLAVNVANKHLLDTQSCQSLPLLPGPREPTICSIAPHQYGALLKGLRQMTGTPAKHGIYHHINTKGP, encoded by the coding sequence atgatgttggtcgacactggagccacgcgttcggtgtttccaccttcaggagaggaccgcagacgacCGCCGGACCAGACTACCTGCCTGACGGCCacaaacgggtcccccatcctctcctacggcaccaagctcctgtcgatctccatccttggccagaggtacagctgggagttcatcatcgcggACGTCAGGACTCCAATCCTGGGGgtggatttccttgcccacttcagtCTAGCAGTCAACGTCGCCAACAAACACCTGCTGGACACCCaatcctgccagtccctgcccttgttgccaggccccagggagcccaccaTCTGTTCCATTGCACCCCACCAGTATGGTGCCCTCCTGAAGGGGCTCCGCCAGATGACCGGaactcctgccaaacacgggatataccaccaTATCAACACGAAGGGCCCGTGA